One part of the Solanum dulcamara chromosome 3, daSolDulc1.2, whole genome shotgun sequence genome encodes these proteins:
- the LOC129883113 gene encoding 1-aminocyclopropane-1-carboxylate oxidase homolog 1-like isoform X3, which translates to MSRIAGAQVELTMDYDRLKELKAFDETKSGVKGLVDAGIVEIPRIFIRPSDELVEELTQGNSTLHCPVIDLSGIEVQDHRKKVVDEIREASEKWGFFQLINHGVPSSVLEGMIDGIRKFHEQDAELKKEYYSRDSKSRRVRYESNFDLYQSKTANWRDTLNIAMLHSGHIEPEEIPAVCRNVIVEYINHVTKLGETIFSILSEALGLKPDHLKDMECAKGKSVVCHYYPACPQPELTLGAANHTDPAFLTVLVQDQIGGLQVLHNNQWIDVEPVAQGLVVNIGEALQILSNDKFVSANHRVLANGVGPRMSVACFFNGLLVHLPLTFTDCEERPRATLPGSDKRHQYSPS; encoded by the exons atgtCCAGAATTGCAGGGGCTCAAGTTGAATTAACAATGGATTATGATCGTTTGAAGGAATTAAAGGCTTTTGATGAAACAAAATCTGGTGTTAAAGGACTAGTTGATGCTGGAATTGTGGAAATTCCAAGAATTTTCATTAGACCATCTGATGAACTTGTTGAAGAGTTGACTCAGGGTAATTCAACTCTACATTGTCCTGTGATAGATCTCAGTGGCATAGAAGTTCAAGATCATCGTAAGAAGGTTGTCGATGAAATAAGGGAAGCATCGGAGAAGTGGGGATTTTTCCAACTGATAAATCATGGAGTTCCTTCAAGTGTTTTGGAAGGAATGATTGATGGGATTCGTAAATTTCATGAACAAGATGCTGAGTTAAAGAAagagtactattcacgtgattCAAAATCGAGAAGAGTAAGATATGAGAGCAACTTTGATCTTTATCAATCAAAAACTGCAAACTGGAGGGATACATTGAACATTGCCATGCTGCATTCTGGTCATATTGAACCGGAAGAAATACCAGCAGTTTGCAG GAACGTAATCGTTGAGTATATAAATCATGTGACAAAGCTAGGAGAAACTATATTCAGCATACTGTCAGAAGCGCTCGGGCTAAAACCAGATCACTTGAAAGATATGGAATGTGCTAAAGGAAAATCAGTAGTATGCCATTACTATCCAGCATGCCCACAGCCAGAGCTAACTCTTGGCGCTGCGAATCATACAGATCCTGCTTTCCTTACTGTTCTAGTTCAAGATCAAATTGGTGGCCTTCAAGTCCTTCACAATAACCAATGGATCGATGTTGAACCGGTTGCACAAGGATTGGTTGTTAATATTGGTGAAGCACTTCAG ATCCTATCAAATGACAAATTTGTGAGTGCTAATCATAGAGTTTTAGCGAACGGGGTAGGACCAAGAATGTCAGTGGCATGCTTCTTCAATG GCCTCTTGGTACATCTGCCCTTGACCTTTACAGACTGTGAAGAGAGACCAAGAGCTACGTTACCAGGCAGCGACAAACGTCATCAGTATAGCCCTTCATAA
- the LOC129883113 gene encoding 1-aminocyclopropane-1-carboxylate oxidase homolog 1-like isoform X1 — protein MSRIAGAQVELTMDYDRLKELKAFDETKSGVKGLVDAGIVEIPRIFIRPSDELVEELTQGNSTLHCPVIDLSGIEVQDHRKKVVDEIREASEKWGFFQLINHGVPSSVLEGMIDGIRKFHEQDAELKKEYYSRDSKSRRVRYESNFDLYQSKTANWRDTLNIAMLHSGHIEPEEIPAVCRNVIVEYINHVTKLGETIFSILSEALGLKPDHLKDMECAKGKSVVCHYYPACPQPELTLGAANHTDPAFLTVLVQDQIGGLQVLHNNQWIDVEPVAQGLVVNIGEALQILSNDKFVSANHRVLANGVGPRMSVACFFNGSFADPKIYGPIKELISEENPVLYKEFTVTDYIAKFMSRPLGTSALDLYRL, from the exons atgtCCAGAATTGCAGGGGCTCAAGTTGAATTAACAATGGATTATGATCGTTTGAAGGAATTAAAGGCTTTTGATGAAACAAAATCTGGTGTTAAAGGACTAGTTGATGCTGGAATTGTGGAAATTCCAAGAATTTTCATTAGACCATCTGATGAACTTGTTGAAGAGTTGACTCAGGGTAATTCAACTCTACATTGTCCTGTGATAGATCTCAGTGGCATAGAAGTTCAAGATCATCGTAAGAAGGTTGTCGATGAAATAAGGGAAGCATCGGAGAAGTGGGGATTTTTCCAACTGATAAATCATGGAGTTCCTTCAAGTGTTTTGGAAGGAATGATTGATGGGATTCGTAAATTTCATGAACAAGATGCTGAGTTAAAGAAagagtactattcacgtgattCAAAATCGAGAAGAGTAAGATATGAGAGCAACTTTGATCTTTATCAATCAAAAACTGCAAACTGGAGGGATACATTGAACATTGCCATGCTGCATTCTGGTCATATTGAACCGGAAGAAATACCAGCAGTTTGCAG GAACGTAATCGTTGAGTATATAAATCATGTGACAAAGCTAGGAGAAACTATATTCAGCATACTGTCAGAAGCGCTCGGGCTAAAACCAGATCACTTGAAAGATATGGAATGTGCTAAAGGAAAATCAGTAGTATGCCATTACTATCCAGCATGCCCACAGCCAGAGCTAACTCTTGGCGCTGCGAATCATACAGATCCTGCTTTCCTTACTGTTCTAGTTCAAGATCAAATTGGTGGCCTTCAAGTCCTTCACAATAACCAATGGATCGATGTTGAACCGGTTGCACAAGGATTGGTTGTTAATATTGGTGAAGCACTTCAG ATCCTATCAAATGACAAATTTGTGAGTGCTAATCATAGAGTTTTAGCGAACGGGGTAGGACCAAGAATGTCAGTGGCATGCTTCTTCAATGGTAGTTTTGCAGATCCAAAGATCTATGGTCCAATCAAGGAGCTAATATCAGAAGAAAATCCCGTTTTATATAAAGAATTTACAGTAACTGATTACATTGCTAAGTTTATGTCCAGGCCTCTTGGTACATCTGCCCTTGACCTTTACAGACTGTGA
- the LOC129883113 gene encoding 1-aminocyclopropane-1-carboxylate oxidase homolog 1-like isoform X2, with product MDYDRLKELKAFDETKSGVKGLVDAGIVEIPRIFIRPSDELVEELTQGNSTLHCPVIDLSGIEVQDHRKKVVDEIREASEKWGFFQLINHGVPSSVLEGMIDGIRKFHEQDAELKKEYYSRDSKSRRVRYESNFDLYQSKTANWRDTLNIAMLHSGHIEPEEIPAVCRNVIVEYINHVTKLGETIFSILSEALGLKPDHLKDMECAKGKSVVCHYYPACPQPELTLGAANHTDPAFLTVLVQDQIGGLQVLHNNQWIDVEPVAQGLVVNIGEALQILSNDKFVSANHRVLANGVGPRMSVACFFNGSFADPKIYGPIKELISEENPVLYKEFTVTDYIAKFMSRPLGTSALDLYRL from the exons ATGGATTATGATCGTTTGAAGGAATTAAAGGCTTTTGATGAAACAAAATCTGGTGTTAAAGGACTAGTTGATGCTGGAATTGTGGAAATTCCAAGAATTTTCATTAGACCATCTGATGAACTTGTTGAAGAGTTGACTCAGGGTAATTCAACTCTACATTGTCCTGTGATAGATCTCAGTGGCATAGAAGTTCAAGATCATCGTAAGAAGGTTGTCGATGAAATAAGGGAAGCATCGGAGAAGTGGGGATTTTTCCAACTGATAAATCATGGAGTTCCTTCAAGTGTTTTGGAAGGAATGATTGATGGGATTCGTAAATTTCATGAACAAGATGCTGAGTTAAAGAAagagtactattcacgtgattCAAAATCGAGAAGAGTAAGATATGAGAGCAACTTTGATCTTTATCAATCAAAAACTGCAAACTGGAGGGATACATTGAACATTGCCATGCTGCATTCTGGTCATATTGAACCGGAAGAAATACCAGCAGTTTGCAG GAACGTAATCGTTGAGTATATAAATCATGTGACAAAGCTAGGAGAAACTATATTCAGCATACTGTCAGAAGCGCTCGGGCTAAAACCAGATCACTTGAAAGATATGGAATGTGCTAAAGGAAAATCAGTAGTATGCCATTACTATCCAGCATGCCCACAGCCAGAGCTAACTCTTGGCGCTGCGAATCATACAGATCCTGCTTTCCTTACTGTTCTAGTTCAAGATCAAATTGGTGGCCTTCAAGTCCTTCACAATAACCAATGGATCGATGTTGAACCGGTTGCACAAGGATTGGTTGTTAATATTGGTGAAGCACTTCAG ATCCTATCAAATGACAAATTTGTGAGTGCTAATCATAGAGTTTTAGCGAACGGGGTAGGACCAAGAATGTCAGTGGCATGCTTCTTCAATGGTAGTTTTGCAGATCCAAAGATCTATGGTCCAATCAAGGAGCTAATATCAGAAGAAAATCCCGTTTTATATAAAGAATTTACAGTAACTGATTACATTGCTAAGTTTATGTCCAGGCCTCTTGGTACATCTGCCCTTGACCTTTACAGACTGTGA
- the LOC129883710 gene encoding uncharacterized protein LOC129883710, whose protein sequence is MENTSQSSEGNSSSSAVMDSSSPYYLHPSDSPGMNLVNFVFDGTGFAAWRRSIIISLSAKNKMSFIDGSTEIPSADTPEFKFWTRCNNMVISWLLNSLSKKIAGSVIYSKSAKDLWTDLHDTFGYFTRIKRIWDELDALSNGEICSCNCTCGGKKKVVKSKQDERLIQFLMGLNDVYAAVRSNIFMMSPLPNVNHAYSLLIQDEKQREAYVNPNFPGDTSSFLATHQNFSGQRYKNTDFRARKNNNNNYNNNLYCTNCKKFGHSIAKCYRIIGYPPDFKFTKGSKSQPNNKGSYG, encoded by the exons ATGGAAAACACATCACAATCATCTGAGGGAAACTCTTCTTCATCTGCAGTAATGGATTCTAGCAGTCCATATTATCTTCATCCCTCAGATTCTCCAGGAATGAATCTTGTGAATTTCGTTTTCGATGGAACTGGTTTTGCTGCGTGGAGAAGGTCCATCATTATTTCTCTATCAGCTAAGAACAAGATGAGTTTTATTGATGGTTCTACCGAAATACCATCTGCTGATACACCTGAGTTCAAGTTTTGGACTAGGTGCAATAACATGGTGATTTCTTGGTTGCTTAACtctctttcaaaaaaaattgcagGGAGTGTGATATACTCTAAATCTGCTAAAGATCTCTGGACTGACCTTCATGACACGTTTG GATATTTCACAAGAATCAAGAGGATTTGGGATGAGCTGGATGCTCTCTCCAACGGAGAAATATGTTCTTGCAACTGCACCTGTGGAGGAAAGAAGAAAGTAGTCAAATCCAAGCAGGACGAAAGATTGATCCAATTTCTAATGGGACTTAATGATGTTTATGCAGCAGTAAGAAGCAACATATTCATGATGTCACCTCTCCCAAATGTGAATCATGCGTACTCTCTCCTCATTCAAGATGAGAAACAGAGAGAGGCATATGTTAATCCTAACTTTCCAGGTGACACATCTTCATTTCTTGCAACACATCAGAATTTCTCAGGTCAGAGGTACAAAAATACTGATTTTAGAGCAagaaagaacaacaacaataactacaACAACAATCTGTATTGCACAAATTGTAAGAAATTTGGGCACTCAATTGCAAAATGCTACAGAATAATAGGTTATCCACCTGATTTTAAGTTCACCAAGGGGTCAAAATCACAACCAAACAACAAAGGGAGTTATGGCTAA
- the LOC129883119 gene encoding 1-aminocyclopropane-1-carboxylate oxidase homolog 1-like isoform X1 produces the protein MSRIAGAQVELTMDYDRLKELKAFDETKSGVKGLVDAGIVEIPRIFIRPSDELVEELTQGNSTLHCPVIDLSGIEVQDHRKKVVDEIREASEKWGFFQLINHGVPSSVLEGMIDGIRKFHEQDAELKKEYYSRDSKSRRVRYESNFDLYQSKTANWRDTLNISMLHSGHIEPEEIPAVCRNVIVEYINHVTKLGETIFSILSEALGLKPDHLKDMECAKGKSVVCHYYPACPQPELTLGAANHTDPAFLTVLVQDQIGGLQVLHNNQWIDVEPVAQGLVVNIGEALQILSNDKFVSANHRVLANGVGPRMSVACFFKGSFADPKIYGPIKELISEENPVLYKEFTVTDYISKFMSRPLGTSALDLYRL, from the exons atgtCCAGAATTGCAGGGGCTCAAGTTGAATTAACAATGGATTATGATCGTTTGAAGGAATTAAAGGCTTTTGATGAAACAAAATCTGGTGTTAAAGGACTAGTTGATGCTGGAATTGTGGAAATTCCAAGAATTTTCATTAGACCATCTGATGAACTTGTTGAAGAGTTGACTCAGGGTAATTCAACTCTACATTGTCCTGTGATAGATCTCAGTGGCATAGAAGTTCAAGATCATCGTAAGAAGGTTGTCGATGAAATAAGGGAAGCATCGGAGAAGTGGGGATTTTTCCAACTGATAAATCATGGAGTTCCTTCAAGTGTTTTGGAAGGAATGATTGATGGGATTCGTAAATTTCATGAACAAGATGCTGAGTTAAAGAAagagtactattcacgtgattCAAAATCGAGAAGAGTAAGATATGAGAGCAACTTTGATCTTTATCAATCAAAAACTGCAAACTGGAGGGATACATTGAACATTTCTATGCTGCATTCTGGTCATATTGAACCGGAAGAAATACCAGCAGTTTGCAG GAACGTAATCGTTGAGTATATAAATCATGTGACAAAGCTAGGAGAAACTATATTCAGCATACTGTCAGAAGCGCTCGGGCTAAAACCAGATCACTTGAAAGATATGGAATGTGCTAAAGGAAAATCAGTAGTATGCCATTACTATCCAGCATGCCCACAGCCAGAGCTAACTCTTGGCGCTGCGAATCATACAGATCCTGCTTTCCTTACTGTTCTAGTTCAAGATCAAATTGGTGGCCTTCAAGTCCTTCACAATAACCAATGGATCGATGTTGAACCGGTTGCACAAGGATTGGTTGTTAATATTGGTGAAGCACTTCAG ATCCTATCAAATGACAAATTTGTGAGTGCTAATCATAGAGTTTTAGCGAACGGGGTAGGACCAAGAATGTCAGTGGCATGCTTCTTCAAAGGTAGTTTTGCAGATCCAAAGATCTATGGTCCAATCAAGGAGCTAATATCAGAAGAAAATCCCGTTTTATATAAAGAATTTACAGTAACTGACTACATTTCTAAGTTTATGTCCAGGCCTCTTGGTACATCTGCCCTTGACCTCTACAGACTGTGA
- the LOC129883119 gene encoding 1-aminocyclopropane-1-carboxylate oxidase homolog 1-like isoform X4, translating into MSRIAGAQVELTMDYDRLKELKAFDETKSGVKGLVDAGIVEIPRIFIRPSDELVEELTQGNSTLHCPVIDLSGIEVQDHRKKVVDEIREASEKWGFFQLINHGVPSSVLEGMIDGIRKFHEQDAELKKEYYSRDSKSRRVRYESNFDLYQSKTANWRDTLNISMLHSGHIEPEEIPAVCRNVIVEYINHVTKLGETIFSILSEALGLKPDHLKDMECAKGKSVVCHYYPACPQPELTLGAANHTDPAFLTVLVQDQIGGLQVLHNNQWIDVEPVAQGLVVNIGEALQILSNDKFVSANHRVLANGVGPRMSVACFFKVYVQASWYICP; encoded by the exons atgtCCAGAATTGCAGGGGCTCAAGTTGAATTAACAATGGATTATGATCGTTTGAAGGAATTAAAGGCTTTTGATGAAACAAAATCTGGTGTTAAAGGACTAGTTGATGCTGGAATTGTGGAAATTCCAAGAATTTTCATTAGACCATCTGATGAACTTGTTGAAGAGTTGACTCAGGGTAATTCAACTCTACATTGTCCTGTGATAGATCTCAGTGGCATAGAAGTTCAAGATCATCGTAAGAAGGTTGTCGATGAAATAAGGGAAGCATCGGAGAAGTGGGGATTTTTCCAACTGATAAATCATGGAGTTCCTTCAAGTGTTTTGGAAGGAATGATTGATGGGATTCGTAAATTTCATGAACAAGATGCTGAGTTAAAGAAagagtactattcacgtgattCAAAATCGAGAAGAGTAAGATATGAGAGCAACTTTGATCTTTATCAATCAAAAACTGCAAACTGGAGGGATACATTGAACATTTCTATGCTGCATTCTGGTCATATTGAACCGGAAGAAATACCAGCAGTTTGCAG GAACGTAATCGTTGAGTATATAAATCATGTGACAAAGCTAGGAGAAACTATATTCAGCATACTGTCAGAAGCGCTCGGGCTAAAACCAGATCACTTGAAAGATATGGAATGTGCTAAAGGAAAATCAGTAGTATGCCATTACTATCCAGCATGCCCACAGCCAGAGCTAACTCTTGGCGCTGCGAATCATACAGATCCTGCTTTCCTTACTGTTCTAGTTCAAGATCAAATTGGTGGCCTTCAAGTCCTTCACAATAACCAATGGATCGATGTTGAACCGGTTGCACAAGGATTGGTTGTTAATATTGGTGAAGCACTTCAG ATCCTATCAAATGACAAATTTGTGAGTGCTAATCATAGAGTTTTAGCGAACGGGGTAGGACCAAGAATGTCAGTGGCATGCTTCTTCAAAG TTTATGTCCAGGCCTCTTGGTACATCTGCCCTTGA
- the LOC129883119 gene encoding 1-aminocyclopropane-1-carboxylate oxidase homolog 1-like isoform X3 gives MSRIAGAQVELTMDYDRLKELKAFDETKSGVKGLVDAGIVEIPRIFIRPSDELVEELTQGNSTLHCPVIDLSGIEVQDHRKKVVDEIREASEKWGFFQLINHGVPSSVLEGMIDGIRKFHEQDAELKKEYYSRDSKSRRVRYESNFDLYQSKTANWRDTLNISMLHSGHIEPEEIPAVCRNVIVEYINHVTKLGETIFSILSEALGLKPDHLKDMECAKGKSVVCHYYPACPQPELTLGAANHTDPAFLTVLVQDQIGGLQVLHNNQWIDVEPVAQGLVVNIGEALQILSNDKFVSANHRVLANGVGPRMSVACFFKGLLVHLPLTSTDCEERPRATLPGSDKRHQYSPS, from the exons atgtCCAGAATTGCAGGGGCTCAAGTTGAATTAACAATGGATTATGATCGTTTGAAGGAATTAAAGGCTTTTGATGAAACAAAATCTGGTGTTAAAGGACTAGTTGATGCTGGAATTGTGGAAATTCCAAGAATTTTCATTAGACCATCTGATGAACTTGTTGAAGAGTTGACTCAGGGTAATTCAACTCTACATTGTCCTGTGATAGATCTCAGTGGCATAGAAGTTCAAGATCATCGTAAGAAGGTTGTCGATGAAATAAGGGAAGCATCGGAGAAGTGGGGATTTTTCCAACTGATAAATCATGGAGTTCCTTCAAGTGTTTTGGAAGGAATGATTGATGGGATTCGTAAATTTCATGAACAAGATGCTGAGTTAAAGAAagagtactattcacgtgattCAAAATCGAGAAGAGTAAGATATGAGAGCAACTTTGATCTTTATCAATCAAAAACTGCAAACTGGAGGGATACATTGAACATTTCTATGCTGCATTCTGGTCATATTGAACCGGAAGAAATACCAGCAGTTTGCAG GAACGTAATCGTTGAGTATATAAATCATGTGACAAAGCTAGGAGAAACTATATTCAGCATACTGTCAGAAGCGCTCGGGCTAAAACCAGATCACTTGAAAGATATGGAATGTGCTAAAGGAAAATCAGTAGTATGCCATTACTATCCAGCATGCCCACAGCCAGAGCTAACTCTTGGCGCTGCGAATCATACAGATCCTGCTTTCCTTACTGTTCTAGTTCAAGATCAAATTGGTGGCCTTCAAGTCCTTCACAATAACCAATGGATCGATGTTGAACCGGTTGCACAAGGATTGGTTGTTAATATTGGTGAAGCACTTCAG ATCCTATCAAATGACAAATTTGTGAGTGCTAATCATAGAGTTTTAGCGAACGGGGTAGGACCAAGAATGTCAGTGGCATGCTTCTTCAAAG GCCTCTTGGTACATCTGCCCTTGACCTCTACAGACTGTGAAGAGAGACCAAGAGCTACGTTACCAGGCAGCGACAAACGTCATCAGTATAGTCCTTCATAA
- the LOC129883119 gene encoding 1-aminocyclopropane-1-carboxylate oxidase homolog 1-like isoform X2: MDYDRLKELKAFDETKSGVKGLVDAGIVEIPRIFIRPSDELVEELTQGNSTLHCPVIDLSGIEVQDHRKKVVDEIREASEKWGFFQLINHGVPSSVLEGMIDGIRKFHEQDAELKKEYYSRDSKSRRVRYESNFDLYQSKTANWRDTLNISMLHSGHIEPEEIPAVCRNVIVEYINHVTKLGETIFSILSEALGLKPDHLKDMECAKGKSVVCHYYPACPQPELTLGAANHTDPAFLTVLVQDQIGGLQVLHNNQWIDVEPVAQGLVVNIGEALQILSNDKFVSANHRVLANGVGPRMSVACFFKGSFADPKIYGPIKELISEENPVLYKEFTVTDYISKFMSRPLGTSALDLYRL, encoded by the exons ATGGATTATGATCGTTTGAAGGAATTAAAGGCTTTTGATGAAACAAAATCTGGTGTTAAAGGACTAGTTGATGCTGGAATTGTGGAAATTCCAAGAATTTTCATTAGACCATCTGATGAACTTGTTGAAGAGTTGACTCAGGGTAATTCAACTCTACATTGTCCTGTGATAGATCTCAGTGGCATAGAAGTTCAAGATCATCGTAAGAAGGTTGTCGATGAAATAAGGGAAGCATCGGAGAAGTGGGGATTTTTCCAACTGATAAATCATGGAGTTCCTTCAAGTGTTTTGGAAGGAATGATTGATGGGATTCGTAAATTTCATGAACAAGATGCTGAGTTAAAGAAagagtactattcacgtgattCAAAATCGAGAAGAGTAAGATATGAGAGCAACTTTGATCTTTATCAATCAAAAACTGCAAACTGGAGGGATACATTGAACATTTCTATGCTGCATTCTGGTCATATTGAACCGGAAGAAATACCAGCAGTTTGCAG GAACGTAATCGTTGAGTATATAAATCATGTGACAAAGCTAGGAGAAACTATATTCAGCATACTGTCAGAAGCGCTCGGGCTAAAACCAGATCACTTGAAAGATATGGAATGTGCTAAAGGAAAATCAGTAGTATGCCATTACTATCCAGCATGCCCACAGCCAGAGCTAACTCTTGGCGCTGCGAATCATACAGATCCTGCTTTCCTTACTGTTCTAGTTCAAGATCAAATTGGTGGCCTTCAAGTCCTTCACAATAACCAATGGATCGATGTTGAACCGGTTGCACAAGGATTGGTTGTTAATATTGGTGAAGCACTTCAG ATCCTATCAAATGACAAATTTGTGAGTGCTAATCATAGAGTTTTAGCGAACGGGGTAGGACCAAGAATGTCAGTGGCATGCTTCTTCAAAGGTAGTTTTGCAGATCCAAAGATCTATGGTCCAATCAAGGAGCTAATATCAGAAGAAAATCCCGTTTTATATAAAGAATTTACAGTAACTGACTACATTTCTAAGTTTATGTCCAGGCCTCTTGGTACATCTGCCCTTGACCTCTACAGACTGTGA
- the LOC129883120 gene encoding 1-aminocyclopropane-1-carboxylate oxidase homolog 1-like — protein sequence MDYDRSDEIKAIDDTKAGIKGLVDSGIVQIPRIFIRPPHELAEELNLCKSTLQVPVVDLSGIEVEDRRKKIVDEIREACEKWGLFQLINHGVPSSVLEGMIDGTRKFHEQDVEVKKEYYSSDAKTRPVTYNSNLHLYKTKGRTANWRDSLYISGLVSDHNVPEEIPPICRKTSLLYINHIRKLEDILLGLLSEALGLKLNHLKATECDKVQTFACHYYPACPQPELCLGIGKHTDPVFLTILLQDQNAGLQVMRDNQWADVEPIEHGLIVNIGDLLQMLSNDKFVSAIHRVVAKNVAPRISVGCFFNGHLEPPKMYGPIKELISEENPPIYKDFLVADYLAKYFSKPPDKTGLDLFRL from the exons ATGGATTATGATAGATCGGATGAGATAAAGGCTATTGATGATACAAAGGCTGGTATTAAGGGACTTGTTGATTCTGGAATAGTCCAGATTCCAAGAATTTTTATTAGGCCACCTCATGAACTTGCTGAGGAGCTGAATCTGTGCAAGTCAACTCTACAGGTTCCGGTGGTGGATCTAAGTGGCATAGAAGTTGAAGATCGTCGTAAGAAGATTGTTGATGAAATAAGGGAAGCATGTGAGAAATGGGGCCTTTTCCAACTGATAAATCATGGGGTTCCTTCAAGTGTTTTGGAAGGAATGATCGATGGGACTCGTAAATTTCATGAACAAGATGTTGAAGTAAAGAAAGAGTACTATTCGTCTGATGCAAAAACCAGACCTGTTACATATAATAGCAATCTTCATCTGTACAAAACAAAAGGAAGGACTGCAAACTGGAGAGATTCATTATACATCTCTGGGCTAGTTTCTGATCACAATGTACCGGAAGAAATACCTCCAATTTGCAG GAAAACATCCCTTTTGTACATAAATCATATCAGAAAGCTAGAAGACATTCTTCTTGGCTTACTATCTGAAGCTCTCGGGCTAAAGTTAAACCACTTGAAAGCTACCGAATGTGACAAAGTACAAACGTTCGCATGCCATTACTACCCGGCATGCCCACAGCCAGAGCTATGTCTTGGTATTGGTAAGCATACAGATCCTGTTTTCCTTACCATTCTGCTTCAAGATCAGAATGCTGGGCTCCAAGTCATGCGTGATAACCAATGGGCTGATGTTGAACCGATTGAGCATGGTTTGATTGTTAATATTGGTGACCTTCTTCAG ATGCTATCAAATGACAAGTTTGTGAGTGCAATTCATAGAGTTGTCGCAAAAAATGTAGCACCAAGGATTTCAGTGGGATGCTTCTTCAATGGTCATTTAGAACCTCCAAAGATGTATGGTCCAATCAAAGAGCTCATATCAGAAGAAAACCCCCCAATATATAAAGACTTTCTGGTAGCTGATTATCTCGCTAAGTATTTCTCCAAGCCTCCTGATAAGACTGGTCTTGATCTTTTCAGACTATGA